DNA sequence from the Acidothermus cellulolyticus 11B genome:
TTGCCATGCGCCTCAACGATCGCCTGAGCTTTCTGCACAAACGCCGCATACTCGGACGGCGGTGTGCTCATCGCTTCATCACCGCCGAGGTGGATGTACGGTCCGGGGGTGAGTGCGGCCAGCTCGCCGACCACATCGTCGACGAATTGATACACCGTCGGGTTGCTGATGCAGAGCGAACTGAAACCGACGCCGGTGCCGGTGTAGGGGCGGATCGGCTTACCGGAGCAAGCCAATTGCGGATATGCGACGAGGGCGGCGTTGACGTGGCCGGGTGTCTCAATTTCCGGGACCACCGTTATGAAATGCGCTTGCGCGTAGGCGACGATCGCGCGGTAGTCCGCCTGGGTGTAATAACCGCCAGGCCCGCCGCCGACTTCGGTCTTTCCACCGACTGGAGCAAGTTTCGGCCAGCTGTCAATGGCGATCCGCCATCCCTGGTCGTCGCTGAGGTGCAGGTGGAGCACATTGACCTTGTACAAAGCCAGTTCGTCGATGTACCGCTCGACGTCTGCAACCGGGAAGAAATGTCTGGCCACATCAAGCATCGCGCCGCGATACGCGAATCTGGGGTAGTCGACGATGCGGCCGCCGATCATGTGCCACGGACCGGGCTGCGGCGTGCGTGCCTCAATGCGTGCGGGCAGCAGTTGGCGAATGGTTTGGATGCCGTGGAAGAGCCCCTCCGGGGTACGGGCGACGAGGCGTACCGCGTCGCGGGTGATGGAGAGGTCATAGCCTTCCGTGCCGAGCTGCGGTTCGGTGTTGTCAAGCGCCAGCAGGAACGCGTTCGCCGGCGCGGTCGGCGCGGTGTCAATCGGAAGCGAAAAACCGGTGGCTGGGCGGAGTGCGGCGGCGAGGTCGTCAGCTATCGGCTCGAGGGTGTGGTCTGGGCCGATCCAGATCCGGGTTGCTGGGCTGAGCTGAAACGTCTCCGCCGGGTCGCTCTCCGCGAGCGCCGGCAGAGGCACAAGCCCTTTGGTGATTGCCCCGCCGCTCACCGCGGGACCGGGCCACGGCAGGGGCGACGCGGTAACCGCGGGCGAGCTCGGCGCGGCCGAAGCCGGCGGGAGCGTGTGATCAGGGTTGGTCACCGGTTGCGGCGTGCACCCGGTCACCGCGACGCCGACTGCGCAGAGCCCCA
Encoded proteins:
- a CDS encoding beta-N-acetylhexosaminidase, producing the protein MRSKLAWFRMGLCAVGVAVTGCTPQPVTNPDHTLPPASAAPSSPAVTASPLPWPGPAVSGGAITKGLVPLPALAESDPAETFQLSPATRIWIGPDHTLEPIADDLAAALRPATGFSLPIDTAPTAPANAFLLALDNTEPQLGTEGYDLSITRDAVRLVARTPEGLFHGIQTIRQLLPARIEARTPQPGPWHMIGGRIVDYPRFAYRGAMLDVARHFFPVADVERYIDELALYKVNVLHLHLSDDQGWRIAIDSWPKLAPVGGKTEVGGGPGGYYTQADYRAIVAYAQAHFITVVPEIETPGHVNAALVAYPQLACSGKPIRPYTGTGVGFSSLCISNPTVYQFVDDVVGELAALTPGPYIHLGGDEAMSTPPSEYAAFVQKAQAIVEAHGKTLMGWAEIAKGSLDASAVAEYWNFRDGMASARQALARGMRLVAAPADHAYLDQKYTATSRLGLTWAGPVSVAEAYAWDPTMIAPDGDVLGVEAPLWSETIRTMADIEYLAWPRMAGIAEIGWTPQSERSWQEYRLRLAAQGPRWQELGVNFYPSPEVPWPTASTNAS